Proteins encoded together in one Coleofasciculus sp. FACHB-T130 window:
- the bchM gene encoding magnesium protoporphyrin IX methyltransferase, with product MNATDDKTIVKDYFNSTGFDRWRRIYGDGEVNKVQLDIREGHQQTVDTVLSWLKADDNLANLSICDAGCGVGSLSIPLAEAGAKVYASDISEKMVGEAKERAEAVLGNASNPTFTVQDLETLSGKYHTVICLDVLIHYPQDKAAEMISHLTSMAESRIILSFAPKTLALSLLKKIGSFFPGASKATRAYLHREADIVKILESNGFSIQRQGMTKTRFYFSRILEATRK from the coding sequence ATGAACGCAACAGACGATAAAACAATTGTCAAAGACTATTTCAACTCCACAGGCTTCGATCGCTGGAGACGCATTTACGGCGATGGTGAAGTTAATAAAGTCCAACTAGACATCCGCGAAGGACATCAGCAGACAGTCGATACTGTACTAAGCTGGCTGAAAGCCGATGACAATCTAGCCAATTTATCCATCTGTGATGCGGGTTGTGGCGTCGGTAGCCTCAGCATTCCCCTCGCCGAAGCGGGTGCCAAAGTCTATGCCAGCGACATCTCCGAAAAAATGGTCGGAGAAGCCAAAGAAAGAGCCGAGGCAGTTCTAGGCAACGCGAGCAATCCTACTTTCACCGTGCAGGATTTAGAAACATTAAGTGGCAAATATCACACCGTTATTTGCTTAGATGTCCTCATTCACTATCCCCAAGACAAAGCTGCCGAGATGATTTCCCATCTCACTTCTATGGCAGAATCTCGGATAATTCTCAGCTTTGCGCCGAAAACTTTAGCCCTCAGTTTGCTCAAAAAAATTGGCAGTTTCTTCCCCGGTGCCAGCAAAGCCACTCGTGCTTATTTGCACCGAGAAGCTGATATCGTCAAAATTCTAGAAAGTAATGGTTTTTCCATTCAGCGGCAAGGAATGACGAAGACTCGCTTTTACTTTTCTCGCATACTGGAAGCCACGCGAAAGTAA
- the nagA gene encoding N-acetylglucosamine-6-phosphate deacetylase, producing the protein MTDATTLSMTAPIVIRNARFRGYESLQQIWIHQGRIEQILSMDTVFKMVPPEDLQVLDVEGDWVSLGGVDLQINGALGLAFPELNLENCDKLPEICKFLWNQGVDGFLPTIVTTSVENIQRSLSIFSNFAASQHQDRTTAEILGVHLEGPFLNPQKRGAHPAEYLLPLTIDNVKRVLGNYAGIVKVITLAPELDPTGEAIAYLRSLGITVSLGHSQATEAEAQQAFKLGASMVTHAFNAMPGLHHREPGLLGAALVHPAVQCGLIADGQHVSQTMIQLLLRASSTPLNQGQQGELSEQGIFLVSDALAPLGLPDGIYPWDTRQIEVKNGTARLPDGTLSGTTLPLLVGVQNLVRWGICEVETAIALATESPRRAIGLLKEPSKRDRQKNNKTSPYLSQPAHQLLRWHPDESTNGLTWQRLLPNP; encoded by the coding sequence ATGACAGACGCAACAACGCTATCCATGACTGCCCCAATCGTGATTCGCAATGCTCGATTCCGAGGCTACGAAAGCTTACAGCAGATTTGGATTCATCAGGGCAGGATTGAGCAAATTCTGTCAATGGACACTGTATTCAAAATGGTTCCACCTGAGGATTTGCAAGTGCTGGATGTGGAGGGAGATTGGGTGTCGCTGGGTGGTGTCGATTTGCAGATTAATGGGGCGTTGGGGTTGGCATTTCCAGAATTGAATCTGGAAAATTGCGATAAGCTACCGGAAATTTGTAAATTTCTGTGGAATCAGGGCGTTGATGGATTTTTACCAACCATCGTTACAACATCGGTTGAGAACATTCAGCGATCGCTCTCCATTTTCTCTAATTTTGCCGCTTCCCAGCACCAAGATCGAACCACTGCCGAGATTTTGGGGGTGCATTTGGAAGGGCCATTTCTCAATCCCCAGAAACGAGGCGCACACCCTGCCGAGTACCTATTGCCGCTAACGATTGACAACGTGAAACGGGTTTTGGGGAACTATGCGGGGATAGTGAAAGTGATTACTTTGGCACCAGAATTAGATCCAACTGGGGAAGCGATCGCGTATTTGCGAAGTCTTGGGATCACCGTCAGTCTGGGACACTCCCAAGCCACTGAAGCCGAAGCGCAGCAAGCTTTTAAACTGGGGGCGTCAATGGTGACTCATGCCTTCAATGCCATGCCCGGATTACATCACCGCGAACCCGGCTTATTAGGAGCCGCCCTGGTTCATCCAGCAGTACAGTGTGGTTTAATTGCCGATGGTCAGCACGTCTCTCAGACAATGATTCAGCTGCTGCTACGCGCCAGTTCTACCCCCTTAAACCAGGGGCAGCAGGGGGAGCTATCCGAGCAAGGCATTTTCCTGGTTAGCGACGCCTTAGCACCCTTGGGACTCCCCGATGGCATCTATCCCTGGGATACGCGGCAAATAGAAGTGAAAAACGGCACCGCCCGACTCCCAGATGGAACCTTATCGGGAACAACATTACCGCTGTTAGTCGGAGTGCAGAATCTAGTCCGTTGGGGGATTTGTGAAGTCGAGACTGCGATCGCGCTTGCCACAGAATCCCCCCGTCGCGCCATTGGGTTGCTCAAAGAACCGTCAAAACGCGATCGCCAAAAAAACAACAAAACTAGCCCCTACCTCAGCCAGCCCGCTCATCAACTGCTGCGCTGGCATCCAGACGAATCAACGAATGGACTCACCTGGCAGCGCTTATTACCCAATCCCTAA
- the purE gene encoding 5-(carboxyamino)imidazole ribonucleotide mutase: MTQPLIGIIMGSDSDLPTMQGAIAICEEFGVGCEVAIVSAHRTPERMVEYAQQAHQRGIKVIIAGAGGAAHLPGMVASLTPLPVIGVPVASRHLQGVDSLYSIVQMPAGIPVATVAIGNAKNAGLLAVQILASHQPELLERVQQYRRSLSDSVMEKQQLLDEIGYRQYLEKMP; the protein is encoded by the coding sequence ATGACTCAACCGTTAATTGGCATCATCATGGGTAGCGATTCCGATTTGCCCACTATGCAAGGCGCGATCGCAATATGTGAAGAATTTGGCGTCGGCTGCGAAGTCGCCATCGTCTCTGCCCACCGTACCCCGGAACGGATGGTGGAATACGCCCAACAAGCCCACCAGCGCGGCATCAAAGTGATTATCGCGGGTGCCGGTGGCGCTGCCCATCTCCCCGGTATGGTAGCGTCTCTGACACCTTTGCCAGTAATTGGGGTGCCAGTCGCCAGCCGTCACCTACAGGGCGTTGATTCCCTCTATTCCATCGTGCAAATGCCAGCGGGAATTCCCGTCGCGACTGTCGCGATTGGTAATGCGAAAAATGCCGGTTTGTTGGCTGTGCAAATCTTGGCATCCCACCAGCCAGAATTACTCGAACGAGTGCAGCAATATCGCCGCAGTTTAAGCGATTCCGTGATGGAGAAGCAGCAGCTTCTGGATGAAATCGGCTATAGGCAGTATTTGGAGAAGATGCCCTAA